A section of the Nitrososphaerota archaeon genome encodes:
- a CDS encoding tryptophan synthase subunit alpha, which produces MTSRIQNKFAELESAGQKALVTYVMVGYPSHKDTLSAVRGLIEGGADIIELGFPFSDPLADGPVIQHASSISLEKGTKMTQFLSLVQQIRKESQIPLVLMTYTNILYNKGYEKFFKLAKEAGLDGIITPDMTVEESKEYLRAAKKHNLDTIFLVSPNTSKSRLQEIVMQTTGFLYLVAVFGTTGVQNKIQSYTISALQNTKKITKGKVPVGIGFGISTPSDIKSYVKYGADAAIIGSALIKLIEKTPSAKIQSTITRFTRQLKSATK; this is translated from the coding sequence ATTACATCGAGAATTCAAAATAAATTTGCCGAGCTAGAATCTGCTGGACAAAAGGCACTAGTCACCTATGTTATGGTTGGATATCCATCACACAAAGACACATTGTCAGCAGTTCGCGGATTAATTGAAGGCGGCGCAGACATTATAGAGTTAGGATTTCCTTTTTCAGATCCTCTAGCTGATGGTCCAGTAATCCAGCATGCAAGCAGTATATCGTTAGAAAAGGGAACTAAGATGACACAATTTTTGAGCCTAGTTCAACAAATCCGCAAGGAAAGTCAAATTCCACTAGTACTGATGACCTACACCAACATTCTGTACAATAAAGGATATGAAAAATTTTTCAAGCTGGCAAAAGAGGCAGGCCTAGATGGAATTATTACGCCAGACATGACAGTAGAAGAGTCCAAAGAATATCTTAGAGCTGCAAAAAAACACAATTTAGATACAATATTTCTGGTATCGCCAAATACCAGCAAGTCAAGGTTGCAGGAAATAGTAATGCAGACCACAGGATTTTTGTATTTGGTGGCAGTCTTTGGTACAACCGGTGTTCAAAACAAAATCCAATCTTATACGATTTCCGCACTACAAAATACCAAAAAGATCACAAAAGGTAAAGTCCCTGTAGGGATTGGATTTGGAATCTCAACACCGAGTGATATCAAATCTTATGTTAAGTATGGAGCAGACGCTGCAATTATCGGCTCGGCACTAATCAAACTTATAGAAAAGACACCTTCTGCTAAAATCCAGAGTACAATTACCAGATTTACAAGGCAGCTAAAATCAGCAACAAAATAG